Proteins encoded within one genomic window of Enterococcus haemoperoxidus ATCC BAA-382:
- the rpsC gene encoding 30S ribosomal protein S3 — MGQKVHPIGMRVGIIRDWDAKWYAEKEYAEFLHEDLRIRKFIATKLADAAVSTIEIERAANRVNISIHTAKPGMVIGKGGSEVENLRKSLNSLTGKRVHINIIEIKKPDLDAKLVGEGIARQLENRVAFRRAQKQAIQRTMRSGAKGIKTQVSGRLNGADIARSEGYSEGTVPLHTLRADIDYAWEEADTTYGKLGVKVWIYRGEILPTKKNAEKGGK; from the coding sequence GTGGGTCAAAAAGTACATCCAATAGGAATGCGTGTAGGCATCATCCGCGACTGGGATGCAAAATGGTATGCTGAAAAAGAGTATGCTGAGTTCTTACACGAAGATTTAAGAATCCGTAAATTTATCGCGACAAAACTTGCTGATGCCGCTGTGTCTACAATTGAGATCGAGCGCGCTGCAAATCGTGTGAATATTTCAATCCACACAGCTAAACCAGGTATGGTTATCGGTAAAGGCGGATCTGAAGTCGAAAACCTAAGAAAATCATTAAATTCATTGACTGGTAAAAGAGTTCATATCAACATCATTGAAATCAAAAAACCAGATTTAGATGCAAAATTAGTAGGCGAAGGAATTGCACGTCAATTAGAAAACCGTGTTGCTTTCCGTCGTGCTCAAAAACAAGCGATCCAACGCACTATGCGTTCAGGCGCTAAAGGAATCAAAACACAAGTATCAGGTCGTTTAAACGGTGCTGATATCGCTCGTTCAGAAGGTTACTCTGAAGGTACAGTTCCACTTCACACTTTGCGTGCTGATATTGATTACGCATGGGAAGAAGCAGACACAACTTACGGAAAATTAGGAGTTAAAGTGTGGATTTACCGTGGAGAAATTCTTCCAACGAAAAAAAACGCTGAGAAAGGAGGGAAATAA
- the rpsS gene encoding 30S ribosomal protein S19: MGRSLKKGPFADEHLMKKVEAQQGAEKKKVIKTWSRRSTIFPTFVGFTIAVYDGRKHVPVYIQEDMVGHKLGEFAPTRTYRGHGADDKKTRR, from the coding sequence ATGGGTCGTAGTTTGAAAAAAGGACCTTTCGCTGATGAGCATTTAATGAAAAAAGTAGAAGCTCAACAAGGTGCCGAAAAAAAGAAAGTAATTAAAACTTGGTCTCGCCGTTCTACAATTTTTCCAACATTTGTTGGATTTACAATTGCCGTATATGATGGACGTAAACACGTTCCTGTATACATCCAAGAAGACATGGTAGGACATAAATTAGGTGAATTTGCACCAACTAGAACTTATCGTGGCCACGGAGCCGACGATAAGAAAACTAGACGTTAA
- the rpmC gene encoding 50S ribosomal protein L29, which produces MKVKEIRELTTAEMLEKEKQFKEELFNLRFQLATGQLENTARIQEVRQSIARIKTVLREQAN; this is translated from the coding sequence ATGAAGGTTAAAGAAATCAGAGAATTAACCACTGCCGAAATGCTTGAAAAAGAAAAGCAATTCAAAGAAGAATTATTTAATCTTAGATTCCAACTAGCAACAGGTCAATTAGAAAACACTGCACGTATTCAAGAAGTACGTCAATCGATTGCACGCATCAAAACAGTATTGCGTGAACAAGCTAACTAA
- the rplV gene encoding 50S ribosomal protein L22, whose amino-acid sequence MSEQITSAKATAKTVRTSPRKARLVIDLIRGKSVADAISILKFMPNKSAGIIEKVLMSAVANAENNFDLDVENLVVSEAFVNEGPTMKRFRPRAKGSASPINKRTSHLTVVVSEK is encoded by the coding sequence ATGTCAGAACAAATTACATCAGCTAAGGCAACTGCTAAAACAGTTCGCACTTCACCTCGTAAAGCCCGTTTAGTAATCGATCTTATCAGAGGTAAAAGCGTTGCGGATGCAATTTCTATCTTGAAATTCATGCCAAACAAATCTGCTGGAATCATTGAAAAAGTTTTAATGTCAGCAGTTGCTAACGCAGAAAATAACTTTGACTTAGACGTTGAAAACTTAGTAGTATCTGAAGCATTTGTCAACGAAGGACCAACAATGAAACGCTTCCGTCCACGTGCAAAAGGTTCAGCATCACCAATCAATAAACGTACAAGTCATCTTACAGTAGTCGTATCAGAAAAATAA
- the rplN gene encoding 50S ribosomal protein L14 yields the protein MIQQESRLKVADNSGAREILTIKVLGGSGRKTANIGDVIVATVKHATPGGVVKKGEVVKAVIVRTKSGARRTDGSYIKFDENAAVIIRDDKSPRGTRIFGPVARELRENNFMKIVSLAPEVL from the coding sequence GTGATCCAACAAGAAAGCCGATTAAAAGTCGCAGATAACTCAGGTGCTCGTGAAATCTTAACGATTAAAGTACTAGGTGGTTCTGGACGTAAAACTGCTAATATTGGTGACGTGATTGTTGCTACGGTTAAACATGCAACGCCAGGTGGGGTTGTCAAAAAAGGTGAAGTCGTAAAAGCCGTTATCGTTCGTACAAAATCAGGAGCTCGTCGTACAGACGGTTCATACATCAAATTTGATGAAAATGCTGCTGTAATTATTCGTGATGATAAAAGCCCGCGTGGAACTCGTATCTTCGGTCCTGTTGCACGTGAATTACGTGAAAACAACTTCATGAAGATCGTTTCTCTAGCACCAGAAGTATTATAA
- the rplP gene encoding 50S ribosomal protein L16 translates to MLVPKRVKHRREFRGKMRGEAKGGKEVTFGEWGLQATESHWITNRQIEAARIAMTRYMKRGGKVWIKIFPHKSYTSKAIGVRMGKGKGAPEGWVSPVKRGKIMFEIAGVPEEVAREALRLASHKLPVKTKIVKREEMGGESNEG, encoded by the coding sequence ATGTTAGTACCTAAACGTGTAAAACACCGTCGTGAATTTAGAGGTAAAATGCGTGGTGAAGCCAAAGGTGGAAAAGAAGTAACATTTGGTGAATGGGGTTTACAAGCAACTGAATCTCACTGGATTACTAACCGACAAATCGAAGCTGCCCGTATTGCTATGACTCGTTATATGAAACGTGGCGGGAAAGTATGGATTAAAATTTTCCCTCACAAATCATACACAAGTAAAGCTATCGGTGTTCGTATGGGTAAAGGTAAAGGGGCACCTGAAGGCTGGGTTTCACCAGTTAAACGTGGCAAGATCATGTTTGAAATCGCAGGCGTACCTGAAGAAGTAGCTCGTGAAGCACTTCGCCTTGCATCCCACAAATTACCGGTGAAAACCAAAATTGTAAAACGTGAGGAAATGGGTGGTGAATCGAATGAAGGTTAA
- the rpsQ gene encoding 30S ribosomal protein S17: MTEERNQRKVYQGRVVSDKMDKTITVVVETKKNHPIYGKRMKYSKKYKAHDENNTAKVGDIVRIMETRPLSATKRFRLLEVVEEAVII; this comes from the coding sequence ATGACTGAAGAAAGAAATCAACGCAAAGTTTACCAAGGTCGTGTTGTTTCAGATAAGATGGATAAAACTATCACTGTTGTCGTAGAAACAAAGAAAAACCATCCTATTTATGGTAAACGTATGAAATATTCTAAGAAATACAAAGCTCATGATGAAAACAACACTGCAAAAGTTGGAGACATCGTAAGAATCATGGAAACTCGTCCATTATCAGCTACAAAACGTTTCCGTTTACTAGAGGTAGTCGAAGAAGCAGTTATTATCTAA